The Triticum aestivum cultivar Chinese Spring chromosome 7B, IWGSC CS RefSeq v2.1, whole genome shotgun sequence genome window below encodes:
- the LOC123161456 gene encoding probable LRR receptor-like serine/threonine-protein kinase At3g47570: MATMARPLEMLLLLLLAVHVAAASNIHNPERDALRAFRAGVSDPEGKLQSWNSTAHFCRWAGVNCMHGHVTALRMMSFGLTGTISPALGNLTYLESLDLNRNALSGGIPASLGQLRHLNYLGLCDNGGVSGEIPNSLRNCTSLATAYLNNNTLTGTIPAWLGTRPNLTTLWLNQNLLTGEIPPSFGNLTKLDSLWLHQNFLEGTLPEGLSRLALLRDLNVYQNHLGGDIPPRFFNMSSLEDMSLANNEFTGSLPSYAGARMTKLQVLLLGGNNLTGPIPASLANATAMVSLSLSNNSFNGQVPPEIGTLRLSKLEMSNNELTATNEDGGWEFLDRLTKCNSLEILSLDNNKFSGTMPRSIGNLSRKLLDLNLGGNRISGSIPSGMENLIALQTLGLESNLLTGTIPEGIGKLKNLTELRLQENKLSGPVPSSIGSLTELLRLVLSNNELSGSIPLTLGNLQKVALLNLSSNALIGEVPRQVFNLPSLSQAMDLSNNRLDGSLPPDVIRLGNLALLKLSGNLLTGEIPKQLGSCQSLEFLGLDNNFFSGSIPPSLSKLKGLQMLNLTSNKLSGRIPPELGGMSGLQELYLSWNNLTGTVPEEMANMSSLIKLDVSYNHLEGHVPLRGVFANMTGFNFTENGELCGGVPQLHLPQCPVVRYGSHTNWPLHIMAPILGIVLISAILLTIFLCYKRNSRHTKATTPDILDASNYQRVSYAELAKATNVFADANLIGAGKFGSVYLGVLPLDDNGTLESVPVAVKVFDLQQVGASKTFLSECEALRSIRHRNLIRIITCCSSIDGRGDDFKALVFELMPNYSLDRWLHPTPEALKNVGSLTVIQRLNIAVDIADALHYLHSNCVPPIIHCDLKPSNVLLSEDMTACIGDFGLAKLLLDPGIHDTMNSESTIGIRGTIGYVAPEYGTTGKVSTQGDVYSFGITLLEIFSGRLPTDDIFRDGLTLPGFISAAFPDKTEEVLDPTLLATKESNGDSGVSVQDCLVSAVRVGLSCTRAAQYERMSMRDAATELRAIRDACVRA; this comes from the exons gatgtccttcggcctcaccggGACCATCTCCCCTGCCTTGGGCAACCTCACCTACCTGGAGAGCCTCGACCTCAACCGGAACGCCCTCTCCGGAGGCATCCCGGCGAGCCTTGGCCAGCTGAGGCACCTCAACTATCTTGGCCTTTGCGACAACGGCGGGGTGAGCGGGGAGATACCCAACAGCCTCCGCAACTGCACTAGCCTTGCCACTGCTTATCTCAACAATAACACCCTCACCGGCACCATCCCGGCATGGCTCGGCACGCGGCCAAACCTCACCACTCTCTGGCTAAATCAGAACTTGCTCACCGGCGAAATCCCGCCATCATTTGGCAACCTTACAAAACTTGATAGCCTCTGGCTACACCAGAACTTTCTGGAAGGCACCCTCCCCGAAGGCCTCTCACGTCTTGCTCTCCTTCGGGACCTCAATGTCTACCAAAACCACTTGGGCGGTGATATACCACCAAGATTCTTCAACATGTCCTCGTTAGAAGACATGTCCCTTGCTAACAATGAGTTCACCGGAAGCCTGCCATCATACGCAGGAGCTCGGATGACAAAGCTTCAGGTCCTCCTCCTCGGTGGGAACAACCTGACTGGGCCGATCCCAGCATCTCTAGCCAACGCCACAGCCATGGTGTCTCTCAGCCTCTCCAACAATAGCTTCAACGGACAGGTGCCTCCTGAGATTGGCACATTACGCCTCAGTAAGTTGGAGATGTCCAACAATGAGTTAACTGCAACCAATGAAGACGGCGGTTGGGAATTCTTGGACCGTTTGACAAAGTGCAACAGCCTAGAAATTCTTTCTCTGGACAACAACAAGTTCAGTGGCACAATGCCACGCTCCATCGGCAACCTCTCGAGGAAGCTTTTGGATTTGAACCTCGGGGGTAACCGCATATCTGGTTCTATTCCATCTGGTATGGAGAACCTCATTGCACTGCAAACCTTGGGGCTAGAATCCAATCTCCTCACTGGTACCATTCCAGAGGGGATTGGGAAGCTCAAGAACCTTACAGAGTTACGGCTGCAGGAGAACAAGTTGTCAGGGCCGGTGCCATCTTCCATCGGGAGCCTGACAGAGCTCCTTAGGCTTGTTCTTAGCAACAATGAATTGAGCGGATCAATCCCTTTGACCCTCGGCAACCTACAGAAGGTGGCTCTTCTCAATCTCTCCAGCAATGCACTCATCGGTGAAGTACCAAGACAAGTCTTCAACTTGCCATCGTTGTCGCAAGCAATGGACTTGTCGAACAACCGGCTTGATGGCTCACTTCCTCCTGACGTCATCAGACTTGGGAACCTTGCGCTCCTGAAGTTGTCAGGAAACCTCTTGACTGGTGAGATACCAAAGCAGCTTGGTAGTTGCCAGAGCTTAGAGTTCCTTGGTTTGGACAACAACTTCTTTAGTGGAAGCATCCCACCTTCCTTGAGCAAGCTGAAGGGGCTTCAAATGCTGAACCTGACCAGCAACAAATTGTCGGGAAGGATACCTCCAGAGCTTGGAGGCATGTCCGGGCTGCAGGAGTTGTACCTTTCATGGAACAATCTGACTGGAACAGTCCCAGAAGAGATGGCGAATATGAGTTCGTTGATCAAGCTGGATGTGTCATACAACCATCTGGAAGGGCACGTGCCACTTCGGGGAGTGTTTGCAAACATGACTGGGTTTAACTTCACCGAGAATGGCGAGCTCTGTGGTGGCGTGCCTCAACTCCATCTTCCACAATGTCCGGTGGTAAGGTACGGAAGCCATACTAATTGGCCTCTTCATATCATGGCGCCGATCCTAGGCATAGTTCTCATCTCGGCCATACTCCTTACCATTTTCCTATGCTACAAGAGAAACTCGAGACACACAAAAGCCACGACACCAGACATACTTGATGCCTCGAACTACCAGAGGGTCTCGTATGCCGAATTGGCGAAAGCCACAAACGTTTTTGCGGATGCCAATCTGATAGGTGCAGGAAAGTTTGGTTCCGTGTACCTTGGAGTTCTCCCGCTGGATGACAACGGAACACTCGAGAGTGTTCCTGTGGCGGTGAAAGTGTTTGATCTTCAGCAAGTTGGAGCCTCCAAGACATTCCTGTCGGAATGTGAGGCGTTGCGGAGTATAAGGCACCGGAATCTGATCCGGATCATCACCTGCTGCTCCAGCATCGATGGTAGGGGCGATGACTTCAAAGCTCTAGTGTTCGAGCTCATGCCCAATTACAGCCTCGACCGGTGGTTGCATCCGACACCTGAAGCTCTCAAGAATGTAGGCAGTCTAACCGTGATCCAACGGCTCAACATCGCCGTGGACATCGCCGACGCGCTGCACTATCTCCACAGCAACTGCGTACCGCCGATCATACACTGTGATCTCAAGCCGAGCAACGTTCTTCTCAGCGAGGACATGACGGCCTGCATCGGTGACTTTGGCCTCGCGAAGCTACTCCTTGATCCGGGTATCCATGACACCATGAATTCAGAGAGCACCATTGGAATCAGAGGCACCATCGGCTACGTCGCACCAG AATATGGAACGACCGGCAAAGTTTCGACACAAGGCGACGTCTACAGCTTCGGCATCACGCTGCTGGAGATCTTTTCCGGGAGGTTGCCGACGGACGACATCTTCAGGGATGGACTGACTCTGCCAGGGTTCATCAGCGCGGCTTTTCCCGACAAAACAGAGGAGGTCCTCGACCCGACGCTGCTGGCGACCAAGGAATCCAACGGTGATAGTGGCGTCTCGGTGCAGGATTGCCTGGTCTCTGCCGTCAGGGTCGGGCTTAGCTGCACGAGAGCGGCGCAGTACGAGAGGATGAGCATGAGGGATGCCGCCACCGAGCTGCGGGCGATCAGAGATGCTTGTGtccgggcctga